In one window of Catalinimonas alkaloidigena DNA:
- a CDS encoding NADP-dependent oxidoreductase has translation MKALILQQPGGTEQLRLTDIPQPTLQPQEVLVQVKALSLNPVDIKTRTGTGVYGRLKTLDPLIIGWDIAGVITEVGADVTDLQVGDEVFGMVNFPGHGQAYAEYVAAPAAHLARKPQNLSYEEAAAATLAALTAWQALVDNAHVQTGQKVLIHAASGGVGHFAVQIAKHLGAHVIGTSSAKNREFVLSLGTDEHIDYRSQQFDELVSDVDFVLDPLGGDNTVRSLKVLKPGGTVISIVGGANEAVAAQAKAEGKQAYNILVKSDGAEMQQLADLLEKSVLKAHVSQTFGFDRMADAHAQIESGRTVGKVVVTL, from the coding sequence ATGAAAGCCCTTATTTTGCAACAACCCGGCGGCACCGAACAGCTCCGCCTCACGGATATTCCCCAACCCACGCTCCAGCCCCAAGAAGTACTGGTGCAGGTAAAAGCGCTGAGCCTCAACCCGGTCGACATCAAGACGCGCACCGGCACCGGCGTATACGGACGGCTCAAAACCCTCGATCCGCTTATCATCGGCTGGGACATCGCCGGCGTGATTACCGAAGTCGGCGCAGACGTCACCGACTTGCAGGTAGGCGATGAGGTATTCGGGATGGTGAACTTCCCCGGCCACGGCCAGGCCTATGCCGAGTACGTCGCCGCACCCGCCGCTCATCTGGCCCGCAAACCCCAGAACCTTTCGTACGAAGAAGCCGCCGCCGCTACGCTGGCTGCCCTGACGGCCTGGCAGGCACTGGTCGACAACGCACACGTGCAGACGGGACAGAAAGTCCTGATCCACGCGGCGTCGGGCGGTGTTGGTCACTTTGCCGTACAAATTGCTAAGCACCTGGGCGCACACGTCATCGGCACGTCGTCGGCCAAAAACCGGGAGTTTGTGCTGAGCCTCGGCACCGACGAGCACATCGACTACCGCAGCCAGCAGTTTGACGAACTCGTTTCGGACGTCGATTTCGTGCTAGACCCGCTCGGCGGAGACAACACGGTGCGCTCGCTGAAGGTGCTTAAACCCGGCGGCACGGTCATCAGCATTGTCGGCGGAGCCAACGAAGCCGTGGCCGCACAAGCCAAAGCGGAAGGCAAACAGGCCTACAACATTCTGGTTAAATCGGACGGAGCCGAGATGCAACAACTGGCCGATCTGTTGGAAAAAAGCGTGCTCAAGGCCCACGTTTCCCAAACATTCGGGTTTGATCGGATGGCCGATGCACACGCGCAGATCGAATCGGGCCGGACAGTCGGAAAAGTGGTCGTCACCCTTTAA
- a CDS encoding helix-turn-helix domain-containing protein, which translates to MKRQNLHEAYAVSFETWEASPDLGHKHSFFELVYILSGTGRQCINQHQFDYQPGHLFLLTPQDCHAFEIETPTTFFFLRFNDIYLKSGAFQADQIERLEFILQNASHQPGCILRHRSDKSLVQPMVEAIYRESIQRDLYNQELEQQLINTLIVVVARNIAKYLPETVDDASDEKILAILQYIQQHIYAPDQLRAKVISERFGLSETYLGRYFKKHTQETLQQYIAHYRTRMIEHRLRHSDLRIHEIALDFGFTDESHLNKFFKKQKGHSPVAYRKQLREAAA; encoded by the coding sequence ATGAAGCGCCAGAATCTGCACGAGGCTTATGCCGTCTCTTTCGAAACCTGGGAGGCGAGCCCGGACCTCGGCCACAAGCACAGCTTTTTTGAGTTGGTCTACATCCTGTCGGGCACGGGGCGGCAGTGCATCAACCAGCACCAGTTCGACTACCAGCCGGGGCACCTGTTTCTGTTGACCCCGCAGGACTGCCACGCCTTCGAGATCGAGACGCCCACCACCTTTTTCTTCCTGCGTTTTAACGACATCTACCTCAAGTCCGGGGCGTTTCAGGCCGATCAGATCGAACGGCTGGAGTTTATCTTGCAGAACGCCAGCCATCAGCCGGGTTGCATTCTGCGGCACCGGTCGGACAAAAGCCTGGTGCAGCCGATGGTAGAAGCCATTTACCGGGAGTCGATCCAGCGCGATCTGTACAACCAGGAGCTGGAACAGCAGCTGATCAATACGCTGATTGTGGTCGTGGCGCGTAACATCGCCAAGTACCTGCCCGAAACGGTGGACGACGCGTCGGACGAGAAGATTCTCGCCATCCTGCAATACATCCAGCAGCACATCTACGCGCCGGACCAACTGCGCGCAAAGGTGATTAGCGAACGATTCGGCCTTTCCGAAACGTACCTGGGGCGGTACTTCAAGAAGCATACGCAGGAGACGCTACAGCAGTACATTGCCCACTACCGCACGCGGATGATCGAGCACCGCCTCCGCCACAGCGACCTGCGCATCCACGAAATCGCGCTCGATTTTGGCTTTACGGACGAAAGCCACCTCAACAAGTTCTTCAAAAAACAGAAGGGTCACAGCCCGGTGGCGTATCGCAAGCAATTGCGGGAAGCGGCTGCCTAG